GGAAAATATAGCTAGGGTATCAGGATGAGTTCACAAAATTCTCAGGTTACTCAAACCCCTTTGGAGGGCAATGATGCTTGTGCTGCCGCAAATATTACATTATATGTTTTATTGTCTTAActcttatggcctgtttggatgtttaaaaaaggagggggagtcGAATAAAGGAAGGGTGAATAATTTAATTAccttatttgaaaattttttaaggagaagggggggagggggaggggtttcaactacctctaacccctcatttttaattctcccAAATTGGAGAAATTTGAAGGGAGaatagagtagataaattattggccaaatgaattctctaatttaccctttctagactaacaaaattacaaaccaaaaaattaacatagatccttcttttcttttctttttctcagtaactactaattaaaaaattattttcctcaGTAATCAAACTGACAATCAATTATTTGACTTTGAAAACTTATCAAAGCATATTCTCAAGAATCAAACACAGCCCCAGGTCCAAGTCATATTTATGAAATGGCAAAGTGCAGGTTTTCCAGTACATATTTATCAAATGGCTGTTGTGCTTTTTGATTGGTTTGATCGTCAGTCTAATCGATTTCTACAACAATCTCTCCGTCGAAAATTTTCAACTAACCCGTTGGCCAACTCACCAACCACTCAATGTTACATTGCTCTCTCCTATATATAAATAAGCCAATTTTTGGTGAAACATCTCAGGAATATTTTCACTCTCACAGAGCTTGAAAATTTCCACAACACTATTTTTTGTCTCATTGTTTTTCATCTCTAGCCATTTCACGCACTGTTGATTGGTTTCGTTGTCACCTCTAACATGATGTTGGAGAGCAggtctatttttattttttttttcttttgattcgtTTCTGTTTGGTTTGATGGAAACTGTAcaaattttcttaagaaaaaaactgATAACTTGAATTAATATTTACGTAGAATGTTATCGGAAATTGAGTTTTTATGCTCAGCtgagtttttgttgaaatgTGGAAATTGAAGGGAATGGTGAAATGTGGTGCAGGTATGGGATGGCATTTTCTTGGCATCCAAACAACgaaagaacaaattaaaaaaaaaaaaatttgctttattaattagattaaaaaaaaatttcaaataggggtaaatttgtttatttaaattgtaaggactcaatttgtaaggatcccaaaatgatattgggtttgtgcgttaaaggcccaaacaataaaatttgtagagcgtgggttgaaaggctaggccttggtcgtCGGACAGTGACAAATCATGGTGTTCATGGTGGACGCACAGGGGTGAACTAAGTTTGTCCATGGACCTTGTCCGTTGAACTTACTGTTTTTATTATTCCTTTCACTTTCTGGGTACAATTATTTCCCCCTCCCTCCTTTGGTGCATGaatccttacattatatagccctcttcagttgatcctgaccttccatctgtCAATCAGGTAGGTAACTACTCGAGTGCCTATCCCATCAGTCGCCTCCCCccactttttgttagttgcaataaccgaaatcacactgttcaggggtctttttcCATCAATGTGGCTAGGAGTTTGTTGGCGGATTCAATGTGGAGGTAacgtcttttccttgaaccattCCCACACCGTACCCCCGTGCGAGTCCCATTCCACTCGTCTTTTCTTCTGGAAGCGctttggaggctgcctttgatgacgTGTCGTTATTCCCTTTTAATTCtcgggatgccgaggacagggtcatcctcggctgcatctctaagccatttgaactttcactaCTTGTCCTCAGCAACCATTCTTCTCAGCgagggccttgggccctaatggaaagtgggccgggaccacaaattctctggtCCCACATAAATCATTTCCTCTCATTTCcatcataattttaaaaacatccaaacaagagaaAGAATTAATTACTCtcttcccccttactaattttaaaaacatccaaacaatgtGGAGGATAACCAtttccctctactctcctccctctaaacttccaaatagGCCATTAAAGTAGGAGCAATACACATATGCTTCACATATCTTctcataatattttcttttacgAATAACTCCAGTTTATAGAACTCATGAAAATGTAGTTGTTCCAAAATCCTATCTAATGAACACCTCCTAACAGGTAAATAATGTTTATATAATTAACTTAAAACAAGACAAGTTCGgttctcttcctttctctcttgaGGTCAAAGCTCACTTATTAAGGAGGGAAAAAAGATATAAAGACAAGTTAAAACAAAATGGAACCATCTCTATACGAATATGATGATAAAACTAATAGTTATTTTTCTGGTTCATTGGAGGTACAACCATCTAGGAGACGGTATCTCATTTGCATACAAGAGTTTTGCCCCAAGTAGAGTAATTTCTGAGATAaccttttctttcctctctctcttcttcttcttcttcttcttcttcttctttttttttttttttttttttttttttttttttttttggctgtggactttttctttccttctaaaTACTACTCTTCTGCTATAAGAAAGAATTGATATTcgattttagttttaaaaaaaatagacaacTCTCACATCCTTGATCATTCAATGTCATCGTACGGTGatctcaaaaaaaacaaaaaacaaaaaaaaaaaaaaacattttttcttgaaatctctttttcttttcttttcttttttaggtaagattttattaatataactAATATCTCATTTTATGACCTTTTTTTAGGTAagatctaaaaaataatatacatatatatatatagagagagagagagaaaaaaaaaatccaattaggtttcaaatttgaattcaattagagtctaattttgtgtcatgtgttccatctaatctaaatttaaattttttgtgccaagtaagttaatttagtgtaaaaattggatttcaattaaaatttaattttgcaccatgtgtcccatttaatttaagttttttaatttttataccaaatgagttaatttagtataaaatatgagttctatataaataaaccaaaaaaaaaaaaatctaatcatgcaactaaaaacaattcaaatttataagtcatctatatatttattaataaccaaaactgaaagaaaattcaattaaattctaaatttgcgtctaattttgcgccatgtgttttatctaatttttaaatttgtgtgtcaaatgaattattagatgcaaaaaagaaagagtctaaattcaattagattctaaattgaattttaattaaagttcaattttatgccatgtgtcccatctaattttttaatttttgtagcaagtgaattattagatgcaaaaaccaaaaaatctagatctaattaaattctaaatcatatctaattttgtgccacgtgtctcatctaatttttaaatttacgtgtcaagtgaattattaggtgcaaaaaccaaaaagtctaatttcaattagattctaaattgaattttaattgaagttcaattttgtatgatgtgtctcatctaatttttaaatttttgtggcaagtaaattattgggtgcaaaaaccGAAGAGTCTAGACCAATTAGattataaatcatatatatatatatacatgtaagGACTGAATTTGGATTAGACCCAATATAGGATTGAGTTTTAGCCcaataagcccaaaacaatgaatttgtagagcgtggataaaagaactagttctatttggtaagaaagacaataacagttgtttatttaagagaatcaaacacaagtgaaatgagaaaatttgtcctcggcacagtccgaggagCTATATTTTAATATCCAGTTGATGATCAATGTTACAAGAGTTCAAAGGattattacaaagatttcttgaCTTCTCGATCTCCTTTTTTTAGGCCACCTCTCCATGCTATATACAATAATTTTGATATCATCCCCACCATACACGTATAGGTTAGTTTCTAGGAACTCCTtattgtcccatccaacacctcccagaacctTCAACTAGCAGCTGTAAGACTGCTTAACCACTGTTCAgatatcacctccacattaatgtaggCAGAgaattagttgggatacatttaatgtggaggtagcagcttttgaagatatttgttgcctccctTATCCAATGTCCGACTTTTAATCGTAATGCAACTTTGAAGGATGTCCAGGATGATAAGACATTCTTACTAATCTCGGATCTTTGTTTCCGAGATGACTTTTCTCCTTGGACATATTTTGGACTATCATATACAAtccttattttttcttcttatacaATTTCCATAATAACCTTATTTGACCATCCTCAGATTAGTTAATCTCCttggattgggccataggcctaATTCgtataattttaatagtacaTTCTAGCTAACTGGCCCTCACAATacatattaataggtaaaacttagaaaaaattcaattagaatttgaattagaattcaattttgtgtcatgtgtaaATTTATGTGGGGACTACACCATAATTATCTACTTAAGTTTGTGTCATATGttcacttaagttttttaatctttgtacCAAGCGAGTTAATgaatgcaaaatactaagaatctaatattaatgaactataaaaataataattataaaaaaaccaatcacatacactcaataaaaatcatcacacaacaaagatcacTACATGTTTGTCTtgttaaaaattagaaaaaaaatgatcataattAGCATTAAATTTAAGTAAGAGTTTTACTATGTGAGtaattacatttattttttttaaaaaaaaattgactaaatatttatatttttatgataaaaattgtgtttaattttaaatacatcCATATGTTTGCATGAGTTACATGCTAGTTTATGGTCCATTACTAAttgggttatatatatatatacacacacaccaaagtttagaaaaaattcaattagaatcaaaattggatttttcttttgttagctttccatacaaattaaattgtttaggtttttattgttattttttctctgaactaatgagcatattttttatacagTTTTTATTCAGATATTTTGTATGCAAAGTTATTGAACATAACAAACTGTAATTGAGCTGAACGATCTCAGTACGTATccccattcaatttaggagatactatttgatcaatttattattttattttgtgttgtatttaatAGAATTTCACAAGTAATAATTATGAATTGATATTGCATATATAGTAtccaatagtgattttcaaaattatcctAGTCAAACTATTTTAATACctctaaatattttaatgaaaattgcaaggaaaaactattttaataccTCTAAATATCCTGGTCAAACTATAtcatatatgtttaataactcAAGTTAACATTAATAACACTATTACAATTCATCAATCACATGCGTGAGCacgggttacatactagttGATATAATTAAAAGCAACAAATAATGTGTTCAAGTTGtctccaatttattttttttatttttttaaaagttgatgTTGCTTACTAATCAGTTTTCCCAATCCACGTAAAAATGTGAACTTTACGTTCTAAGTACACCCTttttattaagaattttttaagTACATATAAACATTCTAAATactatttcaattttcatgGAAGATATCACCTACATACAGAATGTATAATTCCTACAATAGACCAATGATATAgtgttaaaaaattaagaagaacaCATTCATACCAAGTCAACAAGTTGATGTGTCACTCAAAACATATGAGTCTTTCTATCGAAACaacaaaatctcaaattttcgcAATAAACTGAATTGTCTAGTTCATcgcaagtcaaaataaaataaaataaagattacaCTTTAACCCTCAAACTCAAATAAGGTTATTGTGAAAGTTTTATTAGATATTGTTGTGCTCATAAGTAAAAATTAAACAGCAATCTCTCTCGCTTACTACCGGTTTTAACCTCCACAAACATCAGATTTGATGCCACAGAGTCTTCGAACCTCAACCAAAGTTTCGACATAGATTTATAACCAATTATGATGCAAAGTTACAACCACATCATTGATGTGCAAAGAAAGAGCGTTGTCACCATATGCAATAATTCTAACTCAacaaaccttttatttatttagaaacaAGACTTTTCAgtctttttattattgaaagtaATTAGCTAAATCAGCCTAGAGTACATGAGAAACTTGTGGtagaacatcctccatccacgtagcaaaatttgaaatatgtaAAGTATATCGAGTTAGAATGTGAGCTACTTTAATAAAAGATAATCCTTAGAATGCTAAGGATTATCTTCTCTTatctaattagttttttttggggggaataTATAATTAGTATGAATTAATGATTGCCAACTTAatgcttgaatttaattggtCCACCAATGGTTTTGCCATCCAATACATCTTTTGGTGTTTCTAATAGAGACATCCAAAGTTTAAATCTTTCACCATCCAAATTATcaatgtttaaaaatataaaaataaatctttataattattttttaccaataaataattagatagataattagttttttttagataaattggtagttattgttattattagtaAACTAGTTCAAGCATTAGATACATCATTAACAGGTCATATCCAAGACCCCTTAGGtcattcacaaatttttttgagCTCTAGATTATTGTGGATCTAagagtttttctttcttcaggACTAGGGATGGCCATGCGTAGGGTACGGATCGGGTATACCCATACCTGACCCGAAAAGCTTACTCATGAATACCCGATTATCAATACTCGTTAATATCCATACCCGAATCTTACCTGAATATATTATCCatggatatccataccctacccgaaacccatttatttattttttttaataatttcaaaactacTAGACCTTGGAGAATGAGGGTCCACGATGACTTGGCAAAAAATGGTTGCCAACACAATGGCGTGAAGATCCATGGAATTTGATTTGAGGAAGAGTTGAATTGGGCTTAGAGCCCTTTAAAGTGCAAATTTCTTGGCTTGGGTAGGCTCAAATTTTTCTCTAAAAGAATCTTCAgatatgttaaattttttgtgcTATGCTTTGCTACCTCTCCTAGGGGGATGGgactcttttaatattttgagaTTGAATTGGGCTTTTGCTAATTGGTAAACATGGATCTGGGCTTGCGGAAGATCCAAATTACAGTGTTGATCCAAGTTTTTTCTTAAATAGGTTAGACccagaaataaaattttcaagaaaattacagtGCATGTGTCTGTAAGGGGGTGGGCTGTGCTAGTGGTGTTGGGCTGCCTCTTGCTGCACTAAACCTAAGTTTTATGGATAAGAGAGTCAGGACCGGCCCAGCTTCAGTTTAAGTTGGTctggcttgtgcgcaaactaggccAAATCTGCCAGGGACGTGTTCACGGCAGGCGAAACTGTTTTAGACAAATCGTGGCAggcagacataataataataaaataaatagaaaatatctAGCCACTTAATGGGGAATTGACCAAATAGCCCCTAAAATCAATTACAGCAGCAATActagttgttttcttttttacaaaagaggaaaaaaaaaaaaaaaaaagcataacaGAGGACATCAAATGTTAATAAGCATGGGTTAGTCGGAATATTAGAGGAAATCGACCGGAAATCCAATCTGCAGGAGCAGAACCACAAAGGGAAGAACGTTCCTCCTCAAAGCAATCAATCTCTTAGAAAAGAGTCATGTCGTAGATGTTAACCACCCTGAGGGAAACGGGTCTGAGTGGTTTTCTGCGTAGATGCTCTTGAGTTTTCTTACAGAGGGCCGGATTTCATGAGGGAAAAAAGGGATCAATCTACTGGTGCATGCCCACCTTTCTAATTctcactatttctttctttcttctcatttcgttttctttgctatttcttttaagttttctatttcttagtCAAAGTTCTCGTTATTCCTCCCCTTTTCTGTTCACGACAAGAccctctttttatagtgcctgtcgTGACccgattttactgttttaatcCTTAACTCcttttgtctggtctgggtatACTGGCCGACCATTACTATTCCGTCTGTGTGTCGCACTCCCATCGCCAGATaaggaagagtattttgtttgctagtcTACCGTAGCACCCTTTCCTGTTACGATCTAGGTTATTTCTCTcttcctatccctcatggcatacacctaatggttccaactcagcttgcctcttttgggtagtaagccatcccagcaggacacctcCCCGAAAGAGCCTAAACCGGAACcatcaaaatagatttttctcctctccccaccaccaaaccatgccctctgatcCTCTAACCCCTcgacctcaccatgctctgtattggctgggtataggTTGGTGGTGCCtaggccttgcgcgtgccttcattccatatgtgtccaaaacttgcctgCTGCCTATTCGTTTGCCGTGGTCTGGAGGCTCGCCGTTCGTattttttgacctcttatgtGGGCTGCTTTTTGTTTTCTCGCTCCTCTCAGGAGCTAggctttatttgatgatgagtcttacatttctttggcccattccttggtttcctttatttcttgcaatgtcGTTCTGTTATTTCTgctgtaataacttaatcctgctgggcctcttttaggtcagccgtttattccttctctcagtggcttggcatggccactggtttgcttttatttatgggCTCTTATGTCCCTTTTGGCTTTTCCTTAGGCATCctcggcccgtttgctttctgggcttcctcggcccttttGCTAATTCTACATTCCCATGgcttttttactaacttcattgggcttccctgacccaataaccttattctcatccttataaaccccttactttcttagtttgcattactttggacCTGCGACggccctttctcgcttttctacctcatacactgcccatgggatgctatttctctctttccgggcttttttaagcccacttgcctcttctctttaagacccatttgtttatttcttgggcctgtgatccattattcctgccgcttgagcctaatggttttgctgttTGTTTTGTCAATTCTCtgttgcccttgttattgggctttttttctttccacctggattctcacaaatggccctcaatgGTGTCCAAGAAGCACTAAAAAGATTTCCATCTTATTTGCTTTAGAACTCTGTGTGTTGTGGTTACGTTGAGGGGTCCATGATGACTTGTAAAATGGCTTCTGGATTTGTATTCGTGGGAATTTTGATTTGAGGAAGTCTTAACCGTAAGTTTGGGAATGGAATATGCCTCAATTTCTCTCAAGAATCTTTCTACTCCTTGTCCTTACTGATGGGGCACTCCTTAGTTAGTGGAGCATATTaaattagtcttttttttttttactggtcGGGTTTGGATAATATCTATACCCTGTCCGGTTAAACTCTACCCATTAAGAATCGAGTATTACCCAAAACATTTGGATCGGGTAGGGTTGGATATCCATTACCCAATGGGTATGGTCATCCCTATTCAGGATTGGCAGCAAGGAGTCAACTGAATGATCAAAGCATCGGTTCCTTCCACTTGTGGCCTTCTTTGACTGCCTTGACACCTTAATCTCAAGGAATCCCccctttcttcctctcttcatGTATGTGAGCTGCCTGCTCCGTCCTGAATAGACGAACAAGGCaaggaaaacaatttttgtGGCTTTTGAAATTAAGTACACTCAACAATGTCTTTGATTTTAGTGATCTGAAAAAGGTTCTTACCcataattcttcatttttttaattctggGAGAACAAATTTTAGGCCATTTTTCAGTATTGAGAAATActaaatttacaaaatcaatTCTTTTTGGGGTCATAAACAGTACAGTTTGAACGGATACTGACAAGAACAAGAGGACTACATTAGTACATTAGTCAATATTAAAAGGTGTaatatgtttaatttatttatctcaaaaaaaaaaagattaaaacttcccataaaaaagaaaaaagaaaaaaaaaagattaaaactaAGCTAAACTATGACTCTTTGAGCGTCTCGTACTTTATTATTCCCATGATGTGTGTCTCCAGTGTTCAGACTCTCCACTCTCCAGGTGTAATCAGCTTTGCATGTAGTAACTGTGTTGGCAGAGCCATCGACCCACCCACCTACCCAAAAAATCCTTCCCTGAGTTGTGGCCATGCTTATCCTTACGAAGTATGAACACAACCCCCATTAATGGATCACAAAAGTCTCTATTATCAATGCCTATCATAGCACCTAGTGGTCCTAGTGAGCTAAGCTTAATTAAGCCTGATTTCTGAACCCACAAATGTGGTTCCAGCTCCTCTACTGTCTGGACTCTAGAGCCCACCCCACTAATGACAGGACATGGACATGGACATGGACATGGGGGCTCTGATTAACTCATTGAGTTAACTATTAGCCCGCAGTAATATTGACCGATTTACCTAAAAAGCTTTTCGTTCACATGGATATTGCACCTGGcttgtaaatttatatttatattatttatttattttgtatttagttgtttattttattttattattgagaataaaggaagataataaattataatcattatgtgtaaaaaaaagaaatgattttaaaaaaatatgaaaaaaatgatattttaataaagtaccatgtaaaatagatataatCTAATATGAGATTAAAGTAagtgtataaaataaaaaaaatatatccttatattaaaatagatatgAACTTTTATATGAACCTATACAAATGCATTTATATTTACATGTAAGTTACtgctgattttaatttgaaaaaatatttttctcaaaaaaaaaaaataaaataaaataatttgaaaaaatattaagaGACATTATTTGATTAGCATTTAACCAGAGGGCTAAAAAGCATCCACGTGGCACCGACAGGAGGGAACACATATCAAATCCACTTGTACAATTTACAATGCAGCAAATAGTAGAGTCTTACGTGAAAAGTTTTGTCGTTTTTTTGAAACGGATACAAggaaaatttgtatttattgaGAGTTAACGTGGAAATAGGattcaaacttttctcaaaataataaaaacaaatttgctATTCTTCAGCCTTTCCCAATGACAAAAACTGACAACAATATTTCTCCATTCTCTGAATTTCGTTCCATAATGTCTGACCCCTATATTCAGTATTCACGCCTCAATTGAGTGAATTCCTCTTTCACCTACATTTCTTTAGCTTttacacactctctctctctctctctctctgataaaAAATCACTCTGACCCGAGAGTTCTGTGACTTCTGTCACAAAATCTGCATGTGTACGTCGTCGTTTTCGCGCCACCCTCTTATCTCCGTCTCATAAATGCTACTTTGTTGGTTATGAAGCCCTTTTGGGATTTCACAAAAATTAAGAtagaatgaaaaacaaaaactctaacccccctttttttttcttactgtTTTGTTGTActctcatttttttagtttcctAATTAAGCCGGTGCAATCAAATTATTATTCATAAAACCTCATTTGTTATTTATAATTGCTTGTATTAAGGTAcaagtcagttttttttttttttttttgtccactaTAAATAAACCAAACCACGGGTgtctttttaataaattggtCTTTTTCAGTTAAACCAGAAACCACAGCAACAAAGGAGGCAAAGTTTATGCTTATGCCCAATAAAGAgagcataaagagagaaagagagagaaaaggtcATGCATTTTTTCTGATATAACAGGAACATGAACCCTCTTCTTGTTTCAAACCTACCCCATTTCGTTTCAGTTCTCGTTTCTTATTAATGTAGCCCATCAAATACGTGAAGGAGAAGGGAACGTTTTGGGTGTCAAAAGCTTTTAAATTTCTGGTAGTGGTTAAACATGGCTGTTCAGGCACAGTTTTATTCAGAGAATATCGGTTTGCCTATGTGTGGCTTACAGGATCCTGCTTTTGGAGTTGTTGATGATCTTCGTTTTAGCTTTCAATATCCCCAACAAGCCACCACTCACTTTCATCTTCCTCAAAGCACTCAAAAGTTGGCGCTTGATTACAACGAAGGGGTTTCGTTTTCATCATCTTCCACTTGCAATAGCTTTCATCCCATGGCGTTTTTACAATCTTTGGATGCTCAGTTTGAGTTGCACCGCCATGAGATAAACTGCATTCTTCAATTACAGGTAAAAATCTTTAATATTATTGTATAATCTCGTATGGGttttcttcaaattaattttttagagcttgtgtttttgtcttttggCGTAGAGGTTCAATATTTatgtgcttttattttttgggggtctCTCTCTTactgcttttttcttttcttttttttttcttggcagAATGAAAGGTTGAGAATAGCATTGCAAGAGCAAAGGAAGCAAGAGCTCGCAGTTCTATTGAGTAATGTAGAATCCAAAACGTTGAGTTTATTAAGGCAGAAAGAAGAAGACTTGGCACGAGCATCAATGAGGACATTGGAGCTCCAAGAATGCTTGAAAAAAGCAGAGATAGAAAGGGAAACGTGGCAAAGACTAGCAAAATCCAACGAAGCCATGGTCATAGATCTAAACAACACGCTTGAGCAAGTCAAAGAGAGAGTGGTCTTAGCCAGCAATACAGCCGAAGATACAGCGTCGTTTTGTGGTTCAAGTGAGAGAGATCATGATGCTGATGATGAAAGTAACATTGCACGAGAAAAGGTGGTGGTGAAAAGAAGTAGTAGCAAAAAAAACAACATGACTTGTAAAAGCTGCTTCTCTCGGCGCTCTTGTGTTCTCTTTTTACCTTGCAGACACCTCTGTTCGTGCAATTACTGTGAAGCTTTTCTTGGTTCTTGTCCCGTATGCAATGCTGTAAAGGAACATAGCATGGAGGTATTCTTGATCTAACAAGAAAAAGCACCaaacaatgaaagaaaaaagaaaaaaaaaaagcaaaggtGGATTAGgcaaattttactttattttttgagaagtacACAGTACACACATGCTGATGGAAACATGTACTGTCATGATGGTGtcctttgtttggttttgttttgctttttctgGGTCTTTGGCatcagataatttttttttgtactgcAACGACCCATACATGATGAATCGAAATGATGACAAGGGTATAGtaaagaatctttttttttttccttctatttttctACTTGtggcttaaaatatttttcctgaTTTAGATTAATATCTTTTCAGAGACTAATATGGGGGGTCCATTTGGTTTTTCCACAAGATATTGCCAGCTCTATCTCTCCTAGCTAAACGTA
This DNA window, taken from Quercus robur chromosome 2, dhQueRobu3.1, whole genome shotgun sequence, encodes the following:
- the LOC126712439 gene encoding probable BOI-related E3 ubiquitin-protein ligase 3 is translated as MAVQAQFYSENIGLPMCGLQDPAFGVVDDLRFSFQYPQQATTHFHLPQSTQKLALDYNEGVSFSSSSTCNSFHPMAFLQSLDAQFELHRHEINCILQLQNERLRIALQEQRKQELAVLLSNVESKTLSLLRQKEEDLARASMRTLELQECLKKAEIERETWQRLAKSNEAMVIDLNNTLEQVKERVVLASNTAEDTASFCGSSERDHDADDESNIAREKVVVKRSSSKKNNMTCKSCFSRRSCVLFLPCRHLCSCNYCEAFLGSCPVCNAVKEHSMEVFLI